In the genome of Quercus robur chromosome 3, dhQueRobu3.1, whole genome shotgun sequence, one region contains:
- the LOC126718277 gene encoding probable thimet oligopeptidase, whose protein sequence is MKESDGKHNKERNLLALTGAAALLALAANLAFSAFNSHRKKTKKKDLPGSNVRVNISPSEILRLADRIIAKSKAVHDKVASIPLDKVSYVNVVSPLAELEAEQFPLIQSCVFPKFVSTSDEVRKASAEAERRLDAHALMCSMREDVYLVIKAVAARGEWMSAEAKCYIQSLVREFEQNGLNLTATKREEVQRLRTQMDELSLQYVKNLNDKSTFLLFSEAELAGLPLEFFKGLDKAENGKFKVNLRSNFVAAVLELCKVGRTRRMVAVAYGKRCGDVNLSVLENLVQLRHKYARLLGYSNYADYAVDLRMAKTTSKVFEFLEDISINLTDLATKELNLLKDLKKKEEGEVPFGIEDLLYYAKRVEEQKFDIDFGALKQYFPVNLVLSGVFKTFQDLFGLRFEEILDAEVWHGDVRVFSVFDLSSRELFGYFYQDIYAREGKYGQTCVVALQNGALSSNGARQVPVALLISQFEKDISGHPGLLRFSEVVNLFHEFGHVVQHICNRASFARFSGLRIDPDFVEIPAQVLENLCYESFVLKLISGFHQDITKPIKDDICKSLKRWRHSFSALKLKQEILYCLFDQIIHSADNIDVVELFKHLHPKVMLGLPVLEGTNPASCFPRSAIGYEAACYSRIWSEVFASDVFASKFHGDPLNQYVGMQFRNKVFGPGGAKEPIEVLSDFLGREPSIQAFVDSKSEYSL, encoded by the exons atgaaagaaagtgaCGGAAAGCACAACAAAGAACGAAACCTACTAGCTCTCACCGGAGCCGCTGCTCTTCTCGCTCTCGCTGCCAACCTCGCTTTCTCAGCCTTCAACTCTCACaggaaaaagacaaagaaaaaag ATCTTCCGGGCTCGAATGTCCGTGTTAATATTTCGCCATCGGAGATTCTCCGATTGGCGGACCGAATCATCGCGAAATCTAAGGCGGTTCACGATAAAgttgcttctattcctcttgACAAG GTTTCGTATGTGAACGTTGTTTCTCCTCTGGCGGAATTAGAGGCAGAGCAATTTCCACTGATACAGTCTTGCGTGTTTCCGAAGTTTGTTTCCACTTCAGATGAAGTGCGCAAAGCCAGTGCTGAAGCTGAGCGGAGACTAGATGCTCATGCTCTCATGTGCAG CATGCGTGAAGATGTATACCTTGTCATCAAAGCTGTTGCTGCAAGGGGGGAATGGATGAGCGCTGAAGCTAAATGCTATATTCAGAGTCTG GTGAGAGAATTTGAGCAGAATGGTTTGAACCTTACTGCAACCAAGAGAGAAGAAGTGCAGCGCTTGAGAACTCAAATGGATGAGCTAAGCTTGCAATATGTAAAAAATCTGAATGATAAAAGTACTTTTCTTCTCTTCAGTGAGGCTGAGTTAGCTGGGTTACCGCTAGAGTTCTTTAAG GGCTTAGACAAAGCTGAAAATGGTAAATTCAAGGTCAACCTGAGAAGTAATTTTGTTGCCGCAGTGCTGGAACTCTGCAAG GTAGGAAGGACAAGGAGGATGGTAGCTGTGGCATATGGGAAGAGATGTGGAGATGTCAATCTTTCCGTCTTAGAAAATTTG GTCCAACTGCGCCATAAATATGCTCGATTACTTGGCTATTCAAACTATGCAGACTATGCTGTGGATCTTAGAATGGCAAAGACAACATCAAAG GTATTTGAGTTCTTAGAGGACATCTCCATCAATTTAACAGACTTGGCGACTAAAGAACTTAATCTGTTGAAAGACTTAAAG AAGAAAGAGGAAGGGGAGGTTCCATTTGGAATTGAGGATTTATTATACTATGCAAAGAGAGTTGAAGAACAGAAGTTTGATATTGACTTTGGAGCTCTTAAGCAATACTTTCCTGTCAATTTGGTCTTATCTGGGGTCTTCAAAACATTCCAAGACCTTTTtg GTTTAAGGTTTGAGGAAATTTTGGATGCTGAGGTTTGGCATGGTGATGTTCgtgtattttcagtttttgattTAAGTTCTCGTGAACTCTTCGGTTATTTCTATCAAGATATATATGCAAG GGAAGGAAAATATGGTCAGACCTGTGTGGTGGCTCTACAAAATGGTGCATTATCATCAAATGGTGCACGGCAG GTACCAGTGGCACTACTTATTTCTCAATTTGAGAAGGACATCAGTGGCCATCCTGGGTTGTTACGATTCTCTGAAGTGGTTAATCTTTTCCATGAATTCGGACATGTG GTCCAACATATTTGCAACCGTGCATCATTTGCCAGATTTTCTGGGCTGCGTATAGATCCTGACTTTGTGGAGATCCCTGCTCAGGTTCTAGAAAACTT GTGCTATGAGAGCTTTGTACTGAAGTTGATATCTGGATTCCATCAG GATATCACAAAGCCCATCAAGGATGATATATGTAAATCACTTAAAAGATGGCGACATTCCTTTTCTGCACTTAAATTGAAGCAGGAAATTCTTTATT GCCTTTTTGATCAAATTATACATTCTGCTGACAATATTGATGTTGTTGAGTTATTCAAACATCTTCATCCAAAG GTGATGTTAGGTTTGCCAGTGCTGGAAGGAACCAATCCAGCTTCATGCTTTCCACGCTCTGCTATTGGTTATGAAGCTGCTTGTTACAGTCGTATTTGGAGTGAG GTTTTTGCGTCTGATGTATTTGCCTCAAAGTTTCATGGTGATCCTTTGAACCAATATGTTGGCATGCAGTTCAGGAACAAG GTATTTGGCCCGGGAGGAGCAAAGGAACCTATTGAAGTTCTTTCAGACTTTCTTGGAAGAGAACCATCAATTCAAGCTTTTGTTGACAGTAAATCCGAATATAGTTTGTAA
- the LOC126718278 gene encoding serine/threonine protein phosphatase 2A 59 kDa regulatory subunit B' eta isoform-like isoform X2, producing MLKQILSKLPRKPSKNADNREHGGSHTTLLNSSTSSRSSDLGTSKSGNSIASHVALNYASDIGPYNDKKFARGANPKVNGIPVSSFYEALPGFRDVPSSEKQSLFIKKLNMCCVIFDFTDPTKYIKEKEIKRNTLLELVDYVTSVNGKFTETVMQEVITMVSANLFRTFNPQPRENKVIEAFDVEEEEPSMDPAWLHLQIVYEFFLRFVASPELDAKLAKRYIDHSFILKLLDLFDSEDPREREYLKTILHRIYGKFMVHRPFIRKATNNIFYIFVFETEKHNGIAELLEILGSVINGFALPLKEEHKLFLVRALIPLHKPKCLPMYHQQLSYCIMQFVEKDCKLADTVIRGLLKYWPITNSSKEVMFLSELEEVLEATQPSEFQRCMVPLFHQIARCLSSSHFQKWIEHIDTFFSCCFYESITSFHSSPGYVLT from the exons ATGTTGAAGCAGATACTTAGTAAGCTTCCTAGAAAGCCATCTAAGAATGCCGATAATCGTGAACATGGTGGAAGCCATACAACACTTTTGAATTCTTCTACCAGTTCTAGAAGCAGTGATTTAGGGACAAGCAAGTCTGGAAATTCTATTGCATCTCATGTGGCCCTTAATTATGCTTCGGATATTGGACCATATAATGATAAAAAGTTTGCTCGAGGTGCAAACCCAAAGGTGAATGGGATTCCAGTGTCTTCTTTTTATGAAGCATTGCCTGGATTCAGGGATGTTCCAAGCTCTGAGAAGCAGAGCTTATTTATAAAAAAGCTTAACATGTGCTGTGTCATATTTGACTTCACTGACCCAACAAAGTATATCAAGGAAAAGGAAATCAAGCGAAACACATTGTTAGAGCTTGTGGATTATGTGACTTCAGTGAATGGCAAATTTACTGAAACTGTGATGCAAGAAGTCATAACAATGGTATCTGCAAATTTATTTAGAACTTTCAATCCTCAACCACGTGAGAACAAAGTCATAGAAGCTTTTGATGTAGAAGAAGAGGAGCCTTCCATGGATCCTGCATGGCTTCATTTGCAAATTGTGTACGAGTTTTTCTTAAGGTTTGTTGCATCGCCTGAGCTGGATGCAAAATTGGCCAAAAGGTACATTGATCATTCCTTTATTCTGAAGTTGCTGGATCTATTTGACTCTGAAGATCCTAGAGAAAGAGAATACTTGAAAACGATTTTGCACCGCATCTATGGAAAATTTATGGTTCATCGTCCTTTTATCAGGAAAGCTACcaacaacatattttatattttcgtTTTTGAGACTGAGAAGCATAATGGGATAGCTGagcttttagaaattttagGCAGTGTTATTAATGGGTTTGCTCTGCCACTGAAAGAAGAGCATAAATTGTTCCTAGTTCGGGCACTGATTCCCCTGCACAAACCAAAATGCTTGCCAATGTACCATCAGCAGTTATCTTACTGCATTATGCAATTTGTAGAGAAAGATTGCAAGCTTGCTGATACTGTCATAAGGGGTTTATTGAAGTACTGGCCAATTACAAATAGTTCAAAGGAAGTCATGTTCCTAAGTGAGTTGGAAGAAGTCTTAGAAGCAACTCAACCTTCAGAATTTCAGCGTTGTATGGTTCCCTTGTTTCACCAGATTGCTCGTTGTCTGAGCAGTTCACACTTTCAG AAATGGATAGAGCACATTGACACTTTCTTCTCATGTTGCTTTTATGAGAGCATAACGTCCTTCCATTCCAGTCCTGGATACGTTCTCACATAA
- the LOC126718278 gene encoding serine/threonine protein phosphatase 2A 57 kDa regulatory subunit B' theta isoform-like isoform X1 — translation MLKQILSKLPRKPSKNADNREHGGSHTTLLNSSTSSRSSDLGTSKSGNSIASHVALNYASDIGPYNDKKFARGANPKVNGIPVSSFYEALPGFRDVPSSEKQSLFIKKLNMCCVIFDFTDPTKYIKEKEIKRNTLLELVDYVTSVNGKFTETVMQEVITMVSANLFRTFNPQPRENKVIEAFDVEEEEPSMDPAWLHLQIVYEFFLRFVASPELDAKLAKRYIDHSFILKLLDLFDSEDPREREYLKTILHRIYGKFMVHRPFIRKATNNIFYIFVFETEKHNGIAELLEILGSVINGFALPLKEEHKLFLVRALIPLHKPKCLPMYHQQLSYCIMQFVEKDCKLADTVIRGLLKYWPITNSSKEVMFLSELEEVLEATQPSEFQRCMVPLFHQIARCLSSSHFQVAERALFLWNNDHIENLIKQNCEVILPIIFPALERNARNHWNQAVHGLTINVRKIFYDLDPELFQECLQEFQENELKEDEVKARREAAWKRLEELAAKKAASNEAVLVLRKASVPSFSG, via the exons ATGTTGAAGCAGATACTTAGTAAGCTTCCTAGAAAGCCATCTAAGAATGCCGATAATCGTGAACATGGTGGAAGCCATACAACACTTTTGAATTCTTCTACCAGTTCTAGAAGCAGTGATTTAGGGACAAGCAAGTCTGGAAATTCTATTGCATCTCATGTGGCCCTTAATTATGCTTCGGATATTGGACCATATAATGATAAAAAGTTTGCTCGAGGTGCAAACCCAAAGGTGAATGGGATTCCAGTGTCTTCTTTTTATGAAGCATTGCCTGGATTCAGGGATGTTCCAAGCTCTGAGAAGCAGAGCTTATTTATAAAAAAGCTTAACATGTGCTGTGTCATATTTGACTTCACTGACCCAACAAAGTATATCAAGGAAAAGGAAATCAAGCGAAACACATTGTTAGAGCTTGTGGATTATGTGACTTCAGTGAATGGCAAATTTACTGAAACTGTGATGCAAGAAGTCATAACAATGGTATCTGCAAATTTATTTAGAACTTTCAATCCTCAACCACGTGAGAACAAAGTCATAGAAGCTTTTGATGTAGAAGAAGAGGAGCCTTCCATGGATCCTGCATGGCTTCATTTGCAAATTGTGTACGAGTTTTTCTTAAGGTTTGTTGCATCGCCTGAGCTGGATGCAAAATTGGCCAAAAGGTACATTGATCATTCCTTTATTCTGAAGTTGCTGGATCTATTTGACTCTGAAGATCCTAGAGAAAGAGAATACTTGAAAACGATTTTGCACCGCATCTATGGAAAATTTATGGTTCATCGTCCTTTTATCAGGAAAGCTACcaacaacatattttatattttcgtTTTTGAGACTGAGAAGCATAATGGGATAGCTGagcttttagaaattttagGCAGTGTTATTAATGGGTTTGCTCTGCCACTGAAAGAAGAGCATAAATTGTTCCTAGTTCGGGCACTGATTCCCCTGCACAAACCAAAATGCTTGCCAATGTACCATCAGCAGTTATCTTACTGCATTATGCAATTTGTAGAGAAAGATTGCAAGCTTGCTGATACTGTCATAAGGGGTTTATTGAAGTACTGGCCAATTACAAATAGTTCAAAGGAAGTCATGTTCCTAAGTGAGTTGGAAGAAGTCTTAGAAGCAACTCAACCTTCAGAATTTCAGCGTTGTATGGTTCCCTTGTTTCACCAGATTGCTCGTTGTCTGAGCAGTTCACACTTTCAG GTGGCAGAGAGAGCTTTGTTCTTGTGGAACAATGATCACATTGAGAACTTGATCAAACAAAATTGCGAGGTCATACTGCCCATTATCTTTCCTGCATTGGAGAGAAATGCTAGAAATCATTGGAATCAGGCTGTGCATGGTCTGACCATAAACGTCCGCAAGATTTTCTATGATCTTGATCCTGAGCTGTTTCAGGAATGCTTACAAGAGTTTCAGGAAAATGAATTGAAGGAAGATGAGGTCAAAGCAAGACGTGAGGCCGCATGGAAACGTCTAGAGGAACTTGCTGCAAAAAAAGCTGCCAGTAATGAAGCTGTGCTTGTTCTTCGGAAAGCATCAGTTCCCAGCTTTTCAGGTTAG